One Chitinophaga sp. H8 DNA window includes the following coding sequences:
- a CDS encoding SusC/RagA family TonB-linked outer membrane protein — MMKNAISAPGRNSVIPLLSKCKTVLRLTTVLLLFATLSVTASGYAQKITLSVQHAPLEEVFAAIKKQTGYFFLYNEDMMSRAARVTLNVKDADIETVLKLCMAGQHIAYKIIDKTVTLKEVPVKQAAPQIVADTVITGKVTDDKGNGIPGVSVTVEGSSRGTVTDGEGNYSLKLPAGGKALVYSFIGYTKQRVEIAGNTQVNIKLEEASKGLSEVVVTALGIKRDKKALGYTVAELKGADLSEGKEVNVANALSGKVAGVQVSRPASGAGGASKILIRGNNSLQGNSQPLYVVDGVPLDNQNIRAASSTGGMDYGDGISNINQDDIESISVLKGPNAAALYGQRGSNGVILITTKSGSARKGIGVKFSSDYSIGTALVTPDFQDVYGQGLNGDFTHFRATDGKVYTMADAKAQGLQGMPKMSAGRDRIARSSWGPKMEGQEYEDQWGNILRLNPQPDTYKKFFNTEKQFVNNISADGGNDKVNYRFSYSNTHVDGYVPSNTLDRNTFNLRTQANITSKLQLDAKVNYISQKGKNRPTLSDASDNPAYLFISQPRSMPLDILANYAWTAADVAKQFGYSGVFPGLEKTYATNSSTANPYWTINNTTNKDQRDRVLGMLRLSYDFAPWLKLTARGGTDFYTEQRLRFRAKGTYQSQNRNGDIEEQVIRVREDNYDLLLNGMVDLNKDFSLGYNAGTSHQKKFYRLTGNTGKEFIVPNLHVINNTLTNSYLFDLQESEINSVYASGQIAFRNYWFVDFSARNDWSSTLSPENNSFFYPSVSTSLILTEMLGLQSDVLDYVKLRGSLAQAGSSGNPYQLTGSYSLDEFTHGGRPMASFTSVIPDPNLKNELTTSIEFGTDIRMFKNRLGVSFTWYNASTKNQILDVPLPPSSKFAARRINAGEIRNKGIELALTGTPIQLDNGFTWESSFNVSRNRNEVVSLTEGVETFLLGSDRGINVIAAPGKPFGTLIGTGFAWLKDAEGNRLIDPATGLPLRTLGRELTELGNAMPDWTGGFFNSFKYKGLVLSALVDIRQGGLVYSQSNREELIYGTTKKTLAGRDGTYVASGMIAEKDNNGNWVSTGKANTKAVKAQDYWNVVASDKENVVSEEMMNDASYVAMREISLSYQLPSRLFTGKMIRRMGVGIYGRNLFYFQRKTDGFSPEASAFNVNNSSLGLESTALPMMRNFGVNLNLEF, encoded by the coding sequence ATGATGAAAAACGCTATTTCCGCTCCGGGGCGGAACTCGGTCATTCCTTTGTTGTCAAAGTGTAAAACGGTACTACGGCTTACTACTGTGCTCCTGTTGTTTGCAACACTCAGTGTTACGGCATCCGGATATGCACAGAAAATTACCCTGTCGGTACAGCATGCACCACTGGAAGAAGTGTTTGCTGCTATTAAAAAACAAACCGGTTATTTCTTTTTATATAATGAAGATATGATGAGCCGGGCAGCCAGAGTGACGCTGAACGTGAAAGACGCCGATATTGAAACCGTCCTGAAATTATGTATGGCAGGACAGCATATTGCCTACAAGATCATTGATAAAACCGTGACGCTGAAAGAAGTACCCGTAAAACAGGCCGCTCCCCAGATAGTGGCTGATACTGTCATCACCGGGAAAGTGACCGATGATAAAGGTAATGGCATACCGGGTGTAAGCGTTACTGTAGAAGGCTCTTCCCGTGGAACAGTGACGGATGGGGAGGGTAATTATAGTCTTAAACTGCCTGCTGGTGGGAAAGCCCTGGTATATTCCTTTATCGGTTATACCAAACAACGGGTGGAAATAGCGGGTAATACCCAGGTAAATATTAAACTGGAAGAAGCCTCCAAAGGGCTTTCAGAAGTGGTGGTTACCGCATTGGGTATCAAGCGGGACAAAAAAGCACTGGGCTATACGGTAGCAGAGCTGAAAGGGGCTGATTTGTCGGAAGGAAAGGAAGTGAATGTGGCCAATGCCTTATCCGGTAAAGTAGCAGGGGTGCAGGTAAGCCGCCCTGCTTCCGGTGCGGGAGGTGCTTCCAAAATCCTTATCCGTGGTAATAACTCCCTGCAGGGTAATAGTCAGCCGCTGTATGTAGTAGATGGGGTGCCGCTGGACAACCAGAATATCCGCGCTGCTTCCAGCACTGGTGGCATGGATTATGGAGATGGGATTTCTAACATCAACCAGGATGATATAGAGAGCATTTCTGTACTGAAAGGTCCCAATGCTGCCGCCTTATACGGGCAGCGTGGTAGTAACGGGGTCATCCTGATCACCACAAAATCTGGTAGTGCCCGTAAGGGTATAGGCGTTAAGTTTAGCAGTGACTATTCTATCGGAACTGCATTGGTAACACCGGACTTTCAGGATGTGTACGGGCAGGGATTGAATGGCGATTTTACCCACTTCCGCGCTACCGATGGTAAAGTATATACCATGGCAGATGCCAAAGCACAGGGATTGCAGGGAATGCCCAAGATGAGCGCCGGCCGCGACAGGATTGCCCGCAGCAGCTGGGGACCTAAAATGGAAGGACAGGAATATGAAGACCAATGGGGAAATATACTCCGCCTTAACCCGCAACCGGATACCTACAAAAAGTTTTTTAACACCGAAAAACAATTTGTAAATAATATCAGTGCAGATGGAGGTAATGATAAGGTAAACTACCGCTTTTCATATTCCAACACACATGTGGATGGTTATGTGCCTTCCAATACGCTGGACAGGAACACCTTTAACCTGCGTACACAGGCCAATATCACGTCTAAGCTGCAACTGGATGCCAAAGTGAACTACATTTCACAGAAAGGCAAGAACCGGCCTACCTTGTCGGATGCTTCTGATAATCCGGCCTACCTGTTTATCAGCCAGCCCAGGAGTATGCCACTGGATATCCTGGCCAACTACGCCTGGACTGCCGCCGATGTGGCAAAACAATTTGGGTATAGCGGTGTGTTCCCTGGCCTGGAAAAAACATATGCCACCAATAGCTCCACCGCTAACCCCTACTGGACGATTAATAATACCACCAATAAAGACCAGCGCGACCGCGTACTGGGCATGCTGCGCCTGTCGTACGACTTTGCTCCCTGGCTTAAACTGACCGCCCGCGGTGGTACTGATTTTTATACAGAACAAAGGCTGCGCTTCCGCGCTAAAGGGACTTACCAGAGCCAGAACAGGAACGGAGATATTGAAGAGCAGGTGATCCGTGTAAGGGAAGATAACTACGACCTGTTGCTCAACGGTATGGTAGACCTGAACAAGGATTTTTCCCTGGGATATAATGCAGGTACCAGCCACCAGAAAAAATTCTATCGCCTGACAGGGAACACCGGAAAAGAATTTATCGTTCCTAATTTGCATGTCATCAATAATACCCTGACCAATTCCTACCTGTTTGACCTGCAGGAATCCGAGATCAACTCAGTATATGCTTCCGGACAAATCGCCTTTCGCAATTACTGGTTCGTCGATTTCTCTGCCAGGAATGACTGGTCTTCTACTTTGTCGCCCGAAAACAATTCCTTCTTTTACCCTTCTGTGAGTACCAGTTTGATCCTGACAGAAATGCTGGGCTTACAGAGTGATGTGCTGGATTATGTGAAGCTGAGAGGATCGCTGGCACAAGCCGGGAGTTCAGGTAATCCTTATCAGCTCACCGGTTCTTACAGCCTGGATGAATTTACTCACGGAGGCAGGCCAATGGCTTCTTTTACCTCCGTTATCCCGGACCCTAACCTGAAGAATGAGCTGACCACTTCCATAGAATTTGGTACAGATATCCGGATGTTCAAAAATCGTTTAGGGGTGAGCTTTACCTGGTACAATGCCTCTACCAAAAACCAGATCCTGGATGTGCCGTTGCCACCTTCCAGCAAATTTGCTGCCCGCCGCATCAATGCCGGAGAGATCCGCAACAAGGGAATTGAGCTGGCACTAACGGGTACACCTATACAGCTGGATAATGGTTTTACCTGGGAAAGTTCCTTTAATGTATCACGCAACAGGAATGAGGTGGTATCGCTGACCGAAGGGGTGGAAACATTTTTGCTGGGCAGCGACCGGGGTATTAATGTGATTGCAGCACCGGGCAAACCCTTTGGCACCTTGATCGGTACAGGCTTTGCCTGGCTCAAGGATGCGGAAGGTAACCGTTTGATTGATCCTGCTACCGGCTTACCGCTTCGCACGCTGGGCCGTGAACTGACAGAGCTGGGCAATGCAATGCCGGATTGGACAGGCGGTTTTTTCAACAGCTTTAAATACAAAGGACTGGTTCTGTCTGCATTGGTAGATATCCGCCAGGGTGGACTGGTATACTCACAAAGCAACCGGGAAGAGCTGATCTATGGCACTACCAAAAAAACGCTGGCCGGCAGGGATGGTACTTATGTAGCCAGCGGAATGATTGCTGAAAAGGATAATAACGGAAACTGGGTAAGTACCGGCAAGGCCAATACGAAAGCAGTAAAAGCGCAGGACTACTGGAATGTGGTAGCCAGCGATAAGGAAAATGTGGTATCTGAAGAGATGATGAATGATGCCAGTTATGTAGCCATGCGGGAAATCAGCCTCAGTTATCAGCTGCCCTCCCGGCTGTTCACCGGAAAAATGATCCGGCGTATGGGCGTTGGCATATACGGCAGGAACCTGTTTTATTTCCAGCGCAAAACAGATGGCTTCTCGCCGGAAGCCTCGGCATTTAACGTGAATAATTCCTCTTTAGGGCTGGAATCTACCGCGCTTCCTATGATGAGGAATTTTGGCGTCAACCTTAACCTGGAGTTTTAG
- a CDS encoding nucleotidyl transferase AbiEii/AbiGii toxin family protein: protein MGIVDLSDFRLVGGTALSLLRGHRESVDIDMFCDGPYGQIPFDHILEVIRLNFPYVEEINAITGPANQINNQGLYLFLGKDEVQSIKTDILYWDAPFLYPAIEELGIRLATIEDIAAMKLDTISRGGRKKDFWDLSEILETHTMAALLNVYEKKYPWFEIKDVIAGLTDFSVADMMPDPVCFKNKNWEEIKAEMEQVAAKNSAG from the coding sequence ATGGGTATAGTGGATCTGTCCGACTTTAGGTTGGTCGGAGGTACTGCATTAAGCTTGTTGAGAGGACATCGGGAATCTGTTGATATCGACATGTTTTGCGATGGCCCTTATGGGCAAATCCCATTTGATCATATTTTAGAGGTGATCAGGTTAAATTTTCCTTATGTAGAAGAGATCAATGCTATCACCGGCCCTGCTAATCAAATCAATAACCAGGGACTTTACCTCTTTCTCGGAAAAGATGAGGTACAAAGTATCAAAACAGATATCCTTTATTGGGACGCTCCGTTTTTATATCCGGCAATTGAGGAATTGGGTATCAGGCTGGCAACTATTGAAGATATAGCAGCGATGAAACTCGACACCATTTCACGTGGTGGACGAAAAAAGGACTTTTGGGATTTGTCAGAGATACTGGAGACACATACAATGGCGGCATTGCTAAATGTCTATGAGAAGAAATACCCTTGGTTTGAAATAAAAGATGTTATTGCGGGATTAACGGACTTTTCTGTAGCTGATATGATGCCCGATCCTGTATGCTTCAAGAATAAAAATTGGGAGGAGATAAAAGCAGAGATGGAGCAGGTAGCAGCTAAAAACAGTGCCGGCTAA
- a CDS encoding FecR family protein, translated as MEQEKDAQYYAALIFKQLKGAITAEEQQELDSWLEEDIRNQELLASLHNKEVISKEIAFFDGIDVAADWEAVAARTRFKPAARVVAWKRIARWSVAAALLAGIVLLYRWQQGSKEVTPEMVVSGTAKFKNDVLPGSNKAVLQLANGQTMSLNDSSTNPITEEDGTKIAQQTGQLVYNNGAADKDGEEMLFNTLSTPRAGQYQLTLPDGTKVWLNASSAIRFPLRFSSKERLVELTGEGYFEVAKNSAPFRVMVNGMEVAVLGTHFNITAYNGVTKTTLTEGAVKIRLADKRSWQLAPGQQAVVKQDAVQVAYADVEKAIAWKEGVFYFKDDDFEDIMEQIARWYDLDIQIKGKIPGKRISGNINREARLSQVLEMLNFVSGATFSIDGKKVTAVF; from the coding sequence ATGGAACAGGAAAAAGACGCACAATATTATGCTGCTTTAATTTTTAAACAGCTGAAGGGAGCCATCACTGCTGAAGAGCAGCAGGAGCTGGATAGCTGGCTGGAGGAGGATATCCGCAACCAGGAGTTGCTGGCATCATTGCACAACAAGGAGGTGATCAGCAAGGAGATTGCTTTCTTTGACGGGATAGACGTGGCAGCCGACTGGGAGGCTGTGGCAGCCCGTACTCGGTTTAAGCCAGCTGCAAGGGTGGTGGCCTGGAAACGTATTGCCAGATGGAGTGTGGCAGCAGCATTGCTGGCAGGGATCGTGCTGCTGTACCGTTGGCAGCAGGGCAGTAAGGAAGTAACCCCAGAGATGGTGGTATCCGGCACAGCGAAGTTTAAAAATGATGTACTGCCAGGCAGTAATAAAGCGGTTTTACAGCTGGCCAACGGGCAAACGATGAGTTTGAACGATAGCAGTACAAATCCTATTACAGAAGAAGATGGAACCAAAATAGCCCAGCAAACCGGGCAGCTGGTATACAACAACGGTGCAGCAGATAAGGATGGAGAGGAAATGCTGTTCAATACGTTGTCTACCCCGCGGGCAGGGCAGTACCAGCTTACTTTACCGGATGGCACAAAGGTATGGCTCAATGCTTCTTCCGCGATCAGGTTTCCCTTACGTTTCAGTAGTAAGGAGCGGTTGGTGGAACTAACCGGCGAAGGCTATTTCGAAGTAGCTAAAAATAGTGCTCCATTCCGGGTAATGGTCAATGGAATGGAAGTAGCCGTATTGGGTACACACTTCAACATCACTGCTTATAACGGCGTGACAAAAACCACGCTTACAGAAGGAGCGGTGAAGATCAGGCTGGCCGACAAGCGCAGCTGGCAGCTGGCGCCTGGCCAACAGGCAGTAGTGAAGCAGGATGCCGTACAGGTGGCTTATGCTGATGTTGAAAAAGCGATTGCCTGGAAAGAAGGCGTGTTCTATTTCAAAGACGATGATTTTGAGGATATCATGGAACAGATAGCGCGCTGGTATGATCTGGATATTCAAATAAAAGGAAAAATACCCGGTAAACGGATCAGCGGAAACATCAACCGGGAAGCGCGATTGTCGCAGGTATTAGAGATGCTCAATTTTGTAAGTGGCGCCACCTTCAGCATCGATGGCAAAAAAGTAACAGCCGTATTTTAA
- a CDS encoding nucleotidyltransferase domain-containing protein, producing the protein MEMHLQEKHAMLNDLTSAFKEVPGIAAIVLGGSHAAGYANEQSDLDIGLYYFEKTPFDIERIRDIANRFSKDGLPLVTGYYEWGPWVNGGAWIHTAIGKVDFIYRNIDQVQQTITDALNGSWHHHFDQQPPYGFRSVIYLGETQVCKPLFDPVNVIQQLKAQVTPYPAKLKATILSDCLWLSEFTFMQCYAFANVADTYNTLGCFTRIAHYLTHALFAINEAYPLGDKRAMQHIAAFKQAPLHMTTRLNNILGHAGTQAHELIASTDLLKTIWQEIVALTEGRYQPRFQPGTV; encoded by the coding sequence ATGGAAATGCATTTACAGGAAAAGCATGCCATGCTGAACGATCTCACATCAGCATTCAAAGAAGTACCCGGGATAGCTGCTATTGTGCTGGGCGGCTCTCATGCAGCAGGATATGCGAATGAACAATCCGACCTGGATATCGGGCTATACTACTTTGAGAAAACCCCTTTTGATATTGAACGTATCCGGGACATAGCCAACCGTTTTTCCAAAGACGGATTACCACTGGTAACAGGCTACTACGAGTGGGGACCCTGGGTAAATGGCGGCGCCTGGATCCATACCGCAATAGGGAAAGTAGACTTTATCTATCGCAATATTGACCAGGTACAACAAACCATTACGGATGCCCTCAATGGTAGCTGGCATCACCATTTTGATCAGCAACCTCCATATGGGTTCAGGTCAGTGATTTATTTAGGAGAAACACAGGTATGTAAACCACTATTTGATCCGGTCAACGTTATACAACAACTTAAAGCACAGGTTACGCCCTATCCGGCTAAATTAAAGGCCACCATTCTATCCGACTGCCTGTGGCTGTCAGAATTTACATTTATGCAATGCTATGCTTTTGCCAATGTTGCGGATACTTATAATACGCTTGGTTGTTTTACCAGGATCGCACATTATCTGACCCATGCGTTGTTTGCCATCAATGAAGCCTATCCCTTAGGTGATAAAAGAGCGATGCAACACATTGCTGCATTTAAACAGGCACCCCTTCATATGACAACCAGGCTAAACAACATATTAGGGCATGCCGGCACACAAGCGCATGAATTAATTGCAAGCACAGATTTGCTGAAAACAATATGGCAGGAAATAGTGGCTTTAACCGAAGGCCGGTATCAACCAAGATTCCAACCTGGCACCGTATAA
- a CDS encoding UxaA family hydrolase → MNSLHPNKLQAYLRPDGRKGIRNVVVVAYLVECAHHVAREITTRFRDQPVQLIGFGGCYPNAYADKMMSALCTHPNVGAVLLVSLGCESFNRVRLEAHVAASGRPVKLIGIQTTGGTKKSIDDGIAFVTTALETLQAVPVVDFDPSELVVGVVCGGSDATSGITANPAVGKAFDMIVESGGTAIFENTGEMIGLEAIMSRRAITPELAVELKRAVDKAARYYTIMGHGSFAPGNAAGGLTTLEEKSMGAYCKTGSAPISGMIKPADLPHRRGLILMDIVPDGDPRFGFPNPNDSSEIAELIASGAHCVLFTTGRGSVVGSAISPVIKVCANPETFQRMEEDMDINAGKILYNEASLDEVGKEIFDKIVSLAAGGRTCSEKLGHQEFVLGYKTFEPVGPACLP, encoded by the coding sequence ATGAATTCATTACATCCAAATAAATTGCAGGCCTACCTGCGCCCTGATGGGCGGAAAGGGATCCGCAATGTAGTGGTAGTGGCCTACCTGGTAGAGTGTGCGCATCATGTGGCACGTGAGATCACTACCCGTTTCCGGGACCAGCCCGTGCAGCTGATCGGTTTTGGCGGCTGTTATCCCAACGCTTATGCTGATAAGATGATGAGCGCATTGTGCACCCATCCCAATGTAGGAGCAGTGTTGCTGGTATCGCTGGGATGTGAGAGCTTTAACCGGGTAAGGCTGGAAGCGCATGTAGCTGCCAGTGGCCGCCCGGTGAAACTGATAGGCATACAAACAACCGGCGGCACAAAAAAATCCATCGACGATGGTATTGCTTTTGTGACCACCGCACTGGAAACCCTTCAGGCAGTACCTGTGGTGGACTTTGATCCTTCAGAGTTGGTAGTAGGCGTAGTGTGCGGAGGCAGTGATGCCACCAGTGGTATTACCGCCAACCCTGCCGTAGGAAAAGCATTTGATATGATTGTGGAAAGTGGAGGCACCGCCATTTTTGAAAATACAGGCGAGATGATCGGTCTGGAAGCGATTATGAGCCGCAGGGCCATTACGCCGGAGCTGGCGGTGGAGCTGAAGCGGGCGGTAGACAAAGCAGCGAGATATTATACCATCATGGGGCATGGTAGTTTTGCGCCAGGCAATGCTGCCGGAGGATTAACGACACTGGAAGAAAAGTCGATGGGGGCGTATTGCAAAACAGGATCTGCCCCTATTTCGGGCATGATCAAACCTGCCGACCTACCTCACCGGCGAGGGCTGATCTTAATGGATATTGTGCCGGACGGAGATCCCCGTTTTGGATTCCCCAATCCGAACGACAGCTCAGAAATTGCCGAGCTGATTGCCTCCGGAGCGCATTGTGTATTGTTTACCACTGGCAGAGGTTCTGTAGTAGGATCTGCTATTTCGCCGGTGATAAAAGTATGTGCCAACCCGGAAACCTTCCAGCGGATGGAAGAAGATATGGACATCAACGCCGGTAAAATATTATACAACGAGGCTTCCCTGGATGAGGTAGGAAAGGAAATCTTTGATAAGATCGTCAGTCTGGCAGCAGGCGGGCGGACCTGCTCCGAAAAACTGGGGCACCAGGAATTTGTGCTGGGATATAAAACCTTTGAGCCGGTAGGCCCAGCTTGTTTACCTTAA
- a CDS encoding UxaA family hydrolase, producing the protein MKKLIQINPADNVLVICSSILPGDQEVIAGQTIVFEQPLGLGHKIALRDIGKGEKIIKFGVPIGAATEDIPVGAHVHLHNVKSDYISTYTLDHEFITSK; encoded by the coding sequence ATGAAAAAACTGATCCAGATCAATCCGGCAGATAATGTACTGGTGATTTGCAGCAGTATCCTCCCGGGAGATCAAGAAGTAATCGCCGGACAAACGATCGTTTTTGAACAGCCGTTGGGGTTAGGGCATAAAATTGCCCTCCGCGATATTGGCAAGGGAGAGAAGATCATCAAGTTCGGTGTGCCTATAGGTGCTGCCACGGAAGATATTCCGGTGGGAGCCCATGTGCATCTGCATAATGTGAAAAGTGATTACATATCCACTTATACGTTAGATCATGAATTCATTACATCCAAATAA
- a CDS encoding alpha/beta fold hydrolase: protein MNTIIKTMCSCLMLLLSITTSAQKVSYGNNPEAGHYINVGDAKLYYEVYGKGEPIVLLHGGVFGYIDEFENLIPKLADKYQVICIATRGHGKSEIGHSPFTYKQRAEDAYKVIRSITQDSVTVIGFSDGGFSGLKLAALYPNLVKKLVAMGVTDRSRAVVESSFNYSAAGLVRDDPDFLTKRLQLMPDAERWNECQAKLTKLYNTDYMSTETFRKIKCPVLIVSGDKDTRNPMEGVMKCAQAIPDHQLSIIPDAGHTVLNDNFPLVWETVAPFLNK, encoded by the coding sequence ATGAACACGATCATTAAAACAATGTGCAGTTGCCTGATGCTGTTATTAAGTATCACTACCTCCGCCCAAAAAGTATCTTATGGCAACAACCCCGAAGCGGGTCATTATATCAATGTTGGAGACGCTAAGCTCTATTACGAGGTTTATGGCAAGGGCGAGCCAATTGTACTTTTACATGGAGGTGTATTTGGCTACATCGACGAATTTGAAAATCTTATTCCCAAGCTGGCGGATAAATACCAGGTGATCTGTATTGCCACCCGTGGTCACGGAAAATCTGAAATCGGCCATTCCCCTTTTACATATAAACAACGTGCGGAAGATGCTTACAAAGTGATCCGCAGTATTACGCAGGACAGCGTAACCGTGATTGGCTTCAGCGACGGGGGATTTAGTGGACTTAAACTGGCGGCACTTTATCCTAACCTGGTAAAAAAGCTCGTAGCGATGGGAGTAACCGATCGTTCCAGAGCGGTTGTTGAGAGCAGCTTTAACTATAGTGCTGCCGGATTAGTGAGAGATGATCCGGATTTCTTAACCAAGCGCCTGCAACTCATGCCGGATGCAGAACGCTGGAACGAATGCCAGGCCAAACTTACCAAGTTGTATAATACTGATTATATGAGCACAGAAACTTTCCGCAAGATCAAATGCCCGGTACTGATTGTGAGCGGTGATAAAGACACCAGGAACCCGATGGAAGGTGTGATGAAATGTGCACAAGCTATCCCGGATCATCAGCTGTCTATCATTCCTGATGCCGGACACACGGTATTGAATGATAACTTTCCTTTGGTATGGGAAACAGTTGCTCCTTTCCTGAATAAATAA
- a CDS encoding DUF4397 domain-containing protein, with amino-acid sequence MSSIQRTLVIVMAACSLFACRKKKDEIDPNALSQITVMQGITGVGKFDVYLSDSILLAENLAYGQSINYRAVKTANYKIQLYPAGNKQTRLIETAISLYPNRSYSVFLTVDDKKNAVILSTSDNLAVPAPGKSKVRLAILSDLRKNATSNPFAVDVVIDKKTVYSNVKYRDLLSFIEVEAGERIVDIQLAGTGVSLLNGNPYKLDARNGQIITIGLSGAVDNIGFTIYQNKL; translated from the coding sequence ATGAGCTCCATTCAACGTACCCTGGTTATTGTGATGGCCGCCTGCAGTCTCTTTGCCTGCAGAAAAAAGAAAGACGAAATTGACCCGAATGCATTATCCCAGATCACGGTCATGCAAGGCATCACCGGTGTCGGAAAATTTGATGTATACCTGTCCGATAGTATCCTCCTGGCAGAGAACCTGGCCTACGGACAATCTATCAACTACCGCGCGGTAAAAACAGCCAACTATAAAATACAATTATATCCTGCGGGCAATAAACAAACCCGCCTGATAGAAACCGCTATTTCTCTCTACCCGAACCGCTCTTACAGCGTTTTCCTGACCGTAGATGATAAAAAGAATGCGGTGATCCTCAGTACATCAGATAACCTGGCTGTTCCAGCTCCCGGAAAGAGCAAGGTAAGACTGGCCATATTATCCGACCTCCGTAAAAATGCGACCTCCAATCCTTTTGCAGTAGATGTGGTAATAGATAAGAAAACGGTATACAGTAATGTAAAATACCGGGACCTCCTTTCTTTTATTGAAGTGGAAGCAGGAGAGCGTATCGTGGATATACAACTGGCGGGTACCGGGGTGAGCTTGCTGAACGGAAACCCTTACAAATTAGATGCCCGTAACGGACAGATCATTACCATCGGCTTAAGTGGGGCGGTAGATAATATCGGATTTACCATCTACCAAAATAAACTATAA
- a CDS encoding DUF6922 domain-containing protein, which yields MQTNPDITKPALSRRAFWDIDLRKLDFDRYPEFTVIRAMERGTSNDIREIFRYYGKDRIRNIVTNSERLLPRAQVISRRLFHLRNSDFKCSTGKLRAMNFSKF from the coding sequence GTGCAAACGAATCCTGACATAACGAAACCTGCATTATCCCGTCGTGCATTCTGGGATATTGACCTGCGAAAGCTGGATTTTGACCGTTATCCGGAGTTTACTGTTATCAGAGCTATGGAGAGGGGTACATCCAATGATATCAGAGAGATATTTCGTTATTATGGAAAAGACAGGATACGTAATATTGTAACTAACTCTGAGCGTTTGCTGCCAAGAGCACAGGTCATCTCTCGCCGACTTTTTCATCTTCGCAATAGTGATTTCAAATGCTCTACCGGGAAACTACGAGCGATGAACTTTTCGAAGTTTTAA
- a CDS encoding amidohydrolase family protein — MRIDSHQHFWKYDPVKDAWITDEMAVIKNDFMPEDVYPLMQTNGITGCIAVQADQSEAETHFLLELAEQHDFIRGVVGWVDFRAANIAERLAYFSQWKTLKGFRHIVQAEPQDDFLLREDFCQGIALLSKYGFTYDILIYPKHLPHALTFVKRFPEQQFIIDHLAKPLIKAQHISRWLEDIRPFAKLEQVSCKMAGLVTEGDWANWKMTDFKPYVNAVLDIFGTDRVIFGSDWPVCLTGASYTQTCEILEKNTTHLSGEEKEKLWGGNCARVYNCQ; from the coding sequence ATGAGAATAGATAGTCACCAGCATTTCTGGAAGTATGATCCTGTTAAAGATGCCTGGATCACAGATGAGATGGCGGTCATAAAAAATGATTTTATGCCGGAAGATGTATATCCGCTGATGCAGACCAATGGCATAACCGGCTGCATTGCTGTACAGGCAGATCAAAGTGAGGCAGAAACCCATTTTTTACTGGAGCTGGCGGAGCAACATGATTTTATCCGTGGTGTAGTGGGCTGGGTAGATTTTCGCGCAGCGAATATCGCCGAAAGGCTCGCTTACTTTTCACAGTGGAAAACATTGAAAGGGTTCCGGCATATTGTACAGGCAGAACCGCAGGATGATTTTTTGCTGAGAGAAGATTTTTGCCAGGGCATCGCCCTGTTATCAAAGTATGGGTTTACCTACGATATCCTGATTTATCCTAAACATCTGCCACATGCGCTCACATTTGTAAAACGTTTTCCAGAGCAGCAGTTTATTATCGATCACCTGGCAAAGCCGTTGATCAAAGCACAGCATATCAGCAGGTGGCTGGAGGATATCCGCCCATTTGCAAAGCTGGAACAGGTGAGCTGTAAGATGGCGGGGCTGGTAACAGAAGGGGACTGGGCCAACTGGAAGATGACGGACTTTAAACCTTATGTGAATGCCGTACTGGATATTTTTGGAACCGACCGGGTGATCTTTGGGAGCGACTGGCCGGTATGCCTCACCGGAGCATCTTATACACAAACATGTGAAATCCTGGAAAAAAATACCACACATCTGAGTGGGGAGGAAAAGGAAAAGTTATGGGGCGGCAATTGCGCCCGGGTGTATAATTGCCAGTAG